The following are encoded together in the Candidatus Eisenbacteria bacterium genome:
- the recJ gene encoding single-stranded-DNA-specific exonuclease RecJ, which produces MVQTQSALWTPRAGFDAGATRSLAAALDAPLAIADALVRRGVRDPEAASAFLSPSLDALHDPLALRDMDRALARVNRALAANERILVQGDYDVDGITSTFLLVSVLRSLGGQAAPRIPHRTRDGYGLTVAAVDAAQRAGVQLIVTVDCGITANEPIDHARSLGIDVVVTDHHEPGPTLPNAEAVVNPIRPGCEYPFKSLAGVGVTFKLVQALFEARGRAEAAFEALDLVALGTIADVVPLIGENRILARHGLASLAATTRPGLRELMRVAGVDGRRLTDVHVAFMLAPRINAAGRMGHADQALELLFARDEVEGRRLAEVLERENQKRRKFDESAAREASERVVSQLGWPGPASLVLWDEHWHPGVVGIVASRLVERFQRPALLVALDGDLGRGSARTTGGIDLTEILAGCDDLLATWGGHAAAAGFTLRRDQLVPFRTRVESLVAARLDPEACVPRVDHDAELTLAECSLELIEWIDRMAPFGLANPEPHFLIRGVTIDQLGRVGDGRHLKLQIRDGAAALEAIGFGLGETAAGIARGARVDLVAVPTRNEWNGTTRLQLRVRALRPA; this is translated from the coding sequence ATGGTGCAGACCCAATCCGCGCTCTGGACCCCGCGTGCCGGCTTCGATGCCGGCGCGACGCGCTCGCTCGCGGCCGCACTCGACGCGCCGCTCGCGATCGCCGATGCGCTGGTGCGGCGCGGAGTACGCGATCCCGAGGCCGCGAGTGCGTTCCTGTCTCCGTCGCTCGACGCACTGCACGATCCGCTCGCGCTCAGAGACATGGATCGCGCGCTGGCGCGCGTCAATCGGGCGCTGGCCGCGAACGAGCGCATCCTGGTTCAGGGCGACTACGACGTCGACGGCATCACCTCCACGTTCCTGCTGGTCAGCGTGTTGCGTTCGCTCGGGGGGCAGGCCGCTCCGCGCATTCCCCATCGCACCCGCGACGGCTACGGCCTCACGGTCGCGGCGGTCGATGCGGCACAGCGTGCGGGCGTGCAGCTCATCGTGACGGTGGACTGTGGAATCACCGCGAATGAGCCGATCGACCACGCTCGCTCGCTCGGCATCGACGTGGTGGTGACCGATCATCACGAACCCGGCCCGACGCTGCCGAACGCCGAGGCGGTGGTGAATCCGATTCGCCCCGGGTGCGAGTATCCGTTCAAGTCGCTGGCCGGAGTCGGCGTGACGTTCAAACTCGTGCAGGCGCTGTTCGAGGCGCGTGGCCGCGCCGAGGCCGCGTTCGAGGCGCTCGACCTGGTGGCGCTGGGAACCATCGCGGACGTGGTGCCGCTGATCGGCGAGAACCGGATCCTGGCGCGTCATGGTCTTGCGAGCCTCGCCGCCACGACGCGGCCAGGCTTGCGTGAGCTGATGCGCGTCGCCGGCGTCGATGGACGCCGCCTCACCGACGTGCACGTCGCGTTCATGCTCGCGCCGCGGATCAATGCCGCGGGCCGCATGGGTCACGCCGATCAGGCCCTCGAGCTGCTGTTCGCCCGCGACGAAGTCGAGGGCCGGAGGCTGGCGGAGGTGCTCGAACGTGAGAATCAGAAGCGCCGCAAGTTCGACGAATCGGCCGCCCGCGAAGCCTCGGAGCGCGTGGTGTCGCAGCTGGGCTGGCCGGGGCCGGCGTCGCTGGTGCTGTGGGACGAGCACTGGCATCCCGGTGTGGTCGGAATCGTCGCGTCGCGCCTGGTCGAACGGTTTCAGCGCCCCGCGCTGCTGGTCGCACTCGACGGTGATCTGGGTCGGGGCTCGGCGCGCACCACCGGCGGCATCGACCTGACCGAGATCCTGGCCGGCTGCGATGACCTGCTCGCGACCTGGGGCGGGCATGCGGCCGCCGCCGGATTCACGCTGCGTCGCGATCAGCTGGTGCCGTTTCGCACCCGCGTCGAGAGCCTGGTCGCCGCGCGACTCGATCCCGAGGCGTGCGTGCCGCGCGTCGATCACGACGCCGAGCTGACGCTCGCGGAGTGCTCACTCGAGCTGATCGAGTGGATCGACCGCATGGCGCCGTTCGGGCTCGCGAATCCCGAACCGCATTTCCTGATTCGCGGCGTCACGATCGATCAACTCGGACGCGTGGGCGACGGACGGCATCTCAAGCTGCAGATTCGCGATGGCGCCGCCGCGCTGGAGGCGATCGGCTTCGGACTCGGCGAGACGGCGGCCGGCATCGCACGCGGCGCGCGCGTCGACCTGGTGGCGGTCCCGACCCGCAACGAATGGAACGGAACCACGCGCCTTCAGTTGAGAGTGCGCGCGCTGCGACCGGCATGA